GACTCTCAATTACATCCAAACAGTGGAGGCTTCCGCCCTGGGACACCCTCACTGCACCCTTACAGGTAAGACTCGATGCCTGTGGATCACAGAAGTACTTGGAGATGTGTTtcggggagagggaaggggaagacaCAGTTCTAGGGTACTAGAAGCTAGTGGACTTAAGGCATTGCTAGGACTCTGGCTTCCTAACAGCTTTTCTCCCCACAATTTATTTTCAGATCACAGCCCCTATACCTACCCCCCGGCCCAGCCCCTCCCTCAGCACTGCTCTCTGGGGTAGCTCTCAAGGGCCAGTTTCTGGATTTCTCCACACTGCAAGCTACAGAGCTGGGGAAGTTGCCGGCTGGAGGAGTTCTCTACCCTCCACCTTCCTTCCTCTACTCTCCGGCTTTCTGCCCCAGTCCTTTGCCTGACACATCGTTGCTTCAGGTAAGAGGGGGGGCAGGTATTAGATATTGGGGGATAGGGTGGGGAGAATGATTTTGTGGGGGTTGATATATTTCTCCCTGTTTCCCTACAGGTACGCCAGGATCTGCCATCCCCTTCGGATTTTTATTCTACTCCTCTGCAGCCTGGTGGCCAAAGTGGCTTTCTCCCTTCAGGGGCTCCTGCCCAGCAGGTATATTGTATCTTCACACTTCCCCTTCATTTGATTTCTCTGTCCAGTTGCTGGCTTTGATTTTCCCTGGTTTTCTGACattcctccctgcccccaacaTGCACACCCAAATTTCTTGTTACAGATGCTTCTACCCATGGTAGACTCACAGCTGCCTGTGGTGAACTTTGGCTCCCTGCCGCCAGCACCACCTCCTGCCCCACCTCCCCTTTCTCTGTTACCTGTGGGCCCTGCTCTGCAGCCCCCCAGCCTGGCTGTGCGGCCCCCACCTGCTCCTGCTACTCGGGTGCTGCCTTCACCTGCCAGGCCCTTCCCCGCTAGCTTGGGGCGAGCAGAGGTAAGGTACAGGAACTGAGGGACTAGGGAGCGCCAAGACTTAGGAGTAGGGATTCTGTATTTCAAGGTAGGCagctcatgattttttttccctcagctgCATCCAGTGGAACTAAAGCCGTTCCAGGATTATCAAAAACTGAGCAGCAACCTTGGGGGACCTGGATCATCACGGACTCCCCCAACTGGAAGGTGAAACGGAATAGGGATGTGGACTTTCCAAGTGCTTCCTTACTTTGGAACCAGGGTCTGGATCCTAGGCTTGCCTTAGACGCCCTTCTTCCCTTAGGTCCTTCTCTGGCCTCAATTCGCGTCTCAAGGCCACGCCTTCCACCTACAGTGGAGTCTTCCGCACCCAGCGCGTCGACCTTTACCAGCAGGTGAAGGAGAAACCCTTGTGGCCCCAACTCTAAATTCGAGTTGCCACCTGATTTCCTGTCCTTCCGTCTCATCGCTGACCTCTCACTGTGACTCACTCTTTAACACATGCCTGTCCCCTAGGCCTCCCCACCAGATGCCCTGCGCTGGATACCTAAGCCTTGGGAGCGGACAGGGCCGCCACCTCGAGAAGGGCCCTCCCGACGGGCAGAGGAGCCTGGGTCCCGAGGGGACAAGGAGCCTGGGTTGCCCCCACCCCGCTGAGGGAGTTCCTCTTGCCCCCTACCCCCGGGGCTTGTATatagattataaatatataaggGGGAAAGGGGTGGGCGGGGAGGGGTTGTGGGGCTGGGGCCtcacttcccctcctcccccttcccctggtCCCCTGTCCCTGGGGCTGTTTGTTAAAAAAGAGTaataaaaggatttaaaaaaaaacttctacaaTGATTTGGGGGATGGGTTGTTTGCATTGTCTTAAAGCATGGTGCTGAGTGATCTGTAGTTTCAGTCAGGGAAATATTCATTACTTATTCCAGTGAGCTGTTGAAACTAAAAACATGACCATCGTATTGGATCTTTAAATTTTTGTGAGTCGGGAATTTGGGCTGAGCTCAGCTGGATAAATCTGCTTTTTTGTGCCAGTGAGCGAGGTCAACTGGTTATCAGTCTGCAGCTGACACCTGGGCTGGTCCCAATATGGCTTCCTTTGCATATCTGGGGCCTTGGTGGGACATCTGTAACATTACTGGATTATCAACCAGTGTCTTCACATGGACTCTTCAGCAGGCCTGTTAAATGTCCGTGAGCTCATGTTCCAAGAGGTCTAGCTGGAATTTTCTAAGCTTATGCCATGCTTAGTTGATAGAGCACTAAACTAGCCAAGGTAGGCGATGGGGGGGTTTAGAAGGGACTTCAACTGCATCTCAAAGGGACTAGCAAAGAATTTGCAGCCATGGGACTTCAGTCCTTTATGATGAACTAAGGGGAAATCTCTGTTAAGGCCTCAATGTTGGAGCACACTTAAGGGGCTCTTTGAATTGGATAGACCCAATTCCAGCATTGTCAAACTAAGTGGGATTTCACATGGTAACACTGCATGCTAGTTATGCTAAAGACTATACTTAGGTTTGCAGCTGctcagaaactttttttgatGGGTAATTTGAGAGCTCTATCCTAGTGTGCACCTGGAATATGCTCCCAACTCAAAATACaggttttttatttatatataaagtgctttcgcacaaaaaatacaaacatcaggctggccgcggtggcccacgcctgtaattccagcactttgggaggccaaggtgggtggatcacaaggtcaggagttcgagaccagcctggccaatgtggtgaaaccctatctctactaaaaatacaaaaattagccgggcgtggtggcggacgcctgtagtcccagctactcaggaggctgaggcatgagtgagaatcgcttgaacccgggaggcggaggttgtagtgagccgagctcgagatccggccactgcactccagcctgggagacagagcaatactgtctcaaaaaaaaaaaaaaaaaaaaaacatcaaaactgGCTTGTACAATTTAGCGTGCTGAGTAGAACACAACAGTGTCCATATGCTCACGGGGAGATACTACAAGCTTTCTGGTACTCCAAGgaagtattaatttaaaaaacaagttcaCACAAGATTAAGGGACACACTACTTAATGAGACAATGTAGAGAGAAAGCAGCCAGAAAAATCcgacttttatttcttaaatactgTGAAGGAAGAGGGGGGAAACGGTCCCCTGATGAGGAAGGGCCATAGAGCAAAGAGCTAAGGATCATCAGCAAAGGCCCGCTGGGCATTGGGGAAGCGCTGGGGACTGTAGTTGGGGTCTTCCTGCAGTCGTTTTTGTATATCAGACCGGAGCTAAAGAGAAAAAGTAAGCAGGTTGGAGAAACGCTGGCCAAGTCCCTATGATCCCAGCAAGCACACAAGGCCATCCCTCAGAAGCTAACATTTCCCCCACCAAGCACACTGTCAAATAGCCCGGGGTGGCACTGTCAAGCCTTCCCAGATGCCAAAGGGGAAAACAAATGGTAGCACCAGGCTGACCAATTCATTGCTGAAGGGATCCAGGGAAGAGGGACCCTAGCCCAACCCCTCCCACTAGACCATCCCTATTCTGCTTCAAGGTGGCACCTGCTGCCTGTAGCTCTCCTGAACCTCTGGTGCCTCCAGGTCCCGGCTCAGGCTCTCGGGGCTCGTCAGGGGCCGAGCTCCGGCTGCCTTAGCTGCCCGGCTCACAGCCTCTGAGAGAAGCAGCTGGGGGCCCTCACCCTGCATCGTCTGGGGGACAGGGGGTTGGGAGGGAAAAGAGGATCAACGTCAGATCCAGTGCCACCATCCGGCTCACCCTTTCCATGAGTCAACCACTCCACTGGGTCTCCATGCTAGTGGAGAGAGGGGAAATTAAGAGTCCAGGATGTGGTTTTTACAGCAGAAATGCCTTCCTAATTCTCTTTGGCACTAGCCAAAACTAAAGTGAATGTGCTTGAACGTGCTCTTCAAAACGAAAGGCAGAAGGGGTCAAGCCATCCGGGATTCAGAGCTAGGTAATCCACAAGAGGAAACCCACCTTAAAGGAAAATGGGATCTAAGCACATGGGGATTAGGCAGCTGAGCAACTAATACAGGACTGCTAGCAAACAGACTAAGGTCAAGTCCTGTATGGTTATGCAACAAACAAGAGCAAGTCTGAATCCCAGAAAAGTTTCCTCATTAAACGAGGGGAGGGGAGACTGAATAACAAGAGCTCCCACCATCTCTACATAGTTTGATTCCAGGCATGACAGGGAAACCTGGATAGAGAGAGAGGCTTAGGGAAGAGGAAAACCAACCTTGCGTCTCTTGGCAGGCATACCACTGAGGTAGGCATCACTCAGAGGGGGCTGCGGTTTCACCTTCCGCTGGCTCTGAATGTCCTGCTGGATAATAGGGACCCATTCCTGGGgaggaaaagatgagaaaatagtAATGTCCTTGACTTTCAGCTGCCATGACCCACTGGATTACTTCCTGACACTTACTGGGGGGACTGCAGCTGCCCAAGGTTCTGTCTCAGCTGAAGCTCCATCCTGTTCATCCCGGGAGCCCCCCTCAGGAGCAGGAGGTGGACCTCGGGACATGGCCTCTTCTGCTGTTgttccaggggctggggaagcaTTCTCCCGCTGGGTGTCAGATGGCGGGAAGAGCCAGGCTTCAGAATTTTTAGCCTCCAAACCTTTCTCCCCCAGCCCTCCATCTGGCCCCTCAACCTCCCCCTCTCCAGAGTACCTGAGGCTCAGGGGAAGCTCTTTCTGCTCCCTGAACTTCCATTGGCTCCTCAGGAAGTGGCTGTGAAATTCAAGAACACCATACTTCCTCTCAGATCTCTCCAGTTCTCTCAAGTACCCTGACCCCATCGCCCAACAGGTCCCTTACCTGGGGGGGATCACCAACCCTGCGAACGTATCTGAGAATGGCATCAgggcctacaggcatgtgctCCAGTACCACCTGAAGCCTCAGTCCCATCATAGTGGTCAGCCAGCTCACCAAGGAGGGATTCACCCCACGAGACATACGACGCTgagggacagaaagcagatttaGAACAAAAACCCTCAACCACCTTTAGAAATAGATTAGATCCAGGTTACAGAATGtcagtttagaaaagaaaaatgaaaactgcagAGAATGGAAACCTCAGGAAACAAAAGGCTAAGGATCTGGGGCTAGGTGGTGCTTACAATTCGGCCATTGATAACAGCAGCAAGCTCCATCTGCTGTCCCCCCAAGCAGTGCAGGTTTAGGGCCAGGCATTCAAACAGGCCTTGGTTACACAACTCCAGCAACCGGGCCCCAAATCCACTATCTGTGGGCAAAATACAAGGAGGGAATGCTGGCACGTGGCAGCCCTGCACATGCAACAGGCCCCACttgcccccgcctggccagccccTGACCTGTGCAATGCAGCACATGCGCAGCAATGCTATTAAACTGCTCTTGGAGAAATTCCAGGTTTGTCCGGATGATGTCCACACCTGGCTGAACCTGCACCAAGGACTGAGAGACAAGATAACACAAAGATCCCAAAATCAAGAATCATAAGACTGGGAGTGGAGGAGGCAGCTGCCTTGACCAGAcccaggagaggaaaggaatagaGAAGGGTTACTCACAAAACTCTCCCGCACATACTCTTCTAGCCCCGTGATCAATGTGTGGGTTGCCATCTGTGGAGGAAACAGAACAGGTTTAGTTCAAAGCCTCAGTCCTCCCAAGACTTCCACCTCGACCCCAACAAGTCCAGGGCTTGTGTGGGGGCAATTGGAGCTTTACCTGGCAGAGAAGCAGTCagaaataaggaataaaatgTGCAAAGGAGGAGAGTTCTGGGGCCCCTGGCCTTCATTTACCCGGATGTTACTGGGTGTGGGCTCCTGACCACCCAGGTAGTGCTGGTGGAAGAAGGATCGCAGCTGGGGCTGGAGCCGTTGTAGTGGCTGGAAATGCCCATGGAGAAGCATCACTACGTCCACCATAGAGAAGTTCTGGCACAGAAGAGAAAGCAAGGCCCCAAAGAATCCTGGGGGACAAGGGCAGATGTTAGCAATGGCCTTTACCACCTGGCCTGCCCACCCACAACCAGATCATCAACCTCATCCCACCTTGGCAACACCCCTAAACCAAGGCCATCTACATTCCTCTGGCTGCCCCTTCCTGGAGCAAGCCAAAGCATCCCTTTTGCTCACCAAGGGCCCCATCAGTTCCAGGCTCAAAGATGTTGCTGGATCCACTGAGGCGTTGTATGAAGGCAGCAATACTTTCACTGCTGCCAGCCCGAGCCCCCAGGGAGCCCAGCAGGGAGCTGAGCACACCCTGCACCACTGAGGTAAAAAACTCCGGTGACAGGCTCTCAAGACCCAGGCCTCCAGGACTCCCTGCGCCACCAGAAGGGGAGCCTGGTGGGGGCATGGTCTGCTGCTCTGGGGcaggtggtgggggtggaggaggtgggggtggtggaggggCTGTCTGTGTTGCCTGGcaaataaagaaagaacaaagaacagaAAGTGAGGTGAGAATGAAGACACACGGAAATAATACGGCATCAAGAGGGCACAAACCAACGGGTCTGGGAAGATGGGGAGTTACATTCTGATCTTCACTGCTTAAAGCAAAAGTATGGTAGGTATTTAACAGAGTCAGGCAGCACAACTACCTACCTCTTCCTCTGAACAGGTTGTCAGAAAGCAGTGACACTAATTActatactttctttttctaaacctcattttcttcatctttaaaatgaaaggtTCAGAGTCAATGAATTCCCAGGGCCCCTTCCCCTAACATGTCACTAGGGGCTCTTACCCAGTGGTTATATAATGGCAAGAAGGTACCACTGCCTGGCTGGGCCGGGGGACAGGAAGATGAGGTGAATGGCAAGCCAGCCACTCACCTGCAAGAAGTCAGTCATGCCCTGGAGAAAGGCAGGGACACCAGGCATCGCCACAGTGATGGTGGGAGAAGCCACACCaggccctccagcccctggccctGCAGGCCCTAGCAGGTTCCCCAGAAGCTGAGAGAACTGAAGATCAGCCGTGGAGGGTTGAGGGGCGGGTGGAGGCTGGGCAGGCCCCCCAGGAGCGGGGCCAGCTGTGGTAGCTGTGTTGGTGGTGCCAGCACTGGCAGAAGCAGTGGCAGGGGCTGCCGGTGGAGCCATACCTGGGGTCCCCTGAGCTgtaagaaaccaaaaaaagaaagctgggctgagcatggtggctctcggctgtaatcctagcaactttgggagaccaaggcatgagaactgcttgagcccaggagtctaggccacatagcaagaccccatctctaccagaaaaaaaaaaagacaattactaGCCAGGAGCTAGTActgctagctactcaggaggctgaggtgggagaactgtttgagcccaggagttcaaggttacagtgagctttAACTCACtggactgcaccactgcactccagtctgggtgacagagcaagactctgtaacttaaaaaaaaaagaaaaaagctggccgggcacgatggctcaagcctgtaatcccagcactttgggaggccaaggtgggtggatcacaaggtcaagagttcgagaccatcctggccaacatggtgaaacccccttctctactaaaaacataaaaaattagctgggcgtggtggcgtgcacctgtagtcccagctactcaggaggctgaggcaggagaatcacttgaacccgggaggcagaggttgcagtgagccaagattgtacactgcactccagcctagcaacagagtgagactccatctcaaaaaaaaaaaaaaaaaaaaaaaagctgaaacctGAAGACACAAGATACTACAGCAGCCCCATTCCAGGAAAGCAGGAACCAAGAAAATATGGAAAGAACTGGAAAGTGCCAGTGAGCAGACTAGGAAAGGAGTTTAAACTCTGAGTGGGGAAGAATGAAAACTCACCCACAAGGACTGGCTGCATAAGAAGCTGCCCCACAAGGCCGCTCACCATCTGGGCCAACGAGGCATTGGTACCCAGACCGGCGCCCTGCTGGATAGAAAGCAAGGGAGAACTTCAGACCTGCCTTTCCATGCACCACCACAGGAGTCTCTCCCTAGACTGTTACGCACTAGAACTCCCCGACCCTTGCTCACCAGTGTCCCAGAGACTGGGGGCCCTCCAGGATGGGAAGGCCGAGCCTGTGGAGGAGTGGGCCGGGCAATCACCACCCGGGTTGGAGCTGTTGGGAAGCCTGGCACCTGCTGTCCTGTGGGTGGCAGAAGAGACAGACCGAAGAGGGCTGAGGGCCAGGCCCTTGCCAGCCAGCTGCCACCATGGACTGTGCCCTACCTCCCAAGCCTCCCCTTCCAGGTCATTACCTGCGGCCGCGGAGGCAACAGCTGCCACCATGGCCTGATGAGTGATCTGGTGGGCGACGGCGTGCATGAACTcagggggcagggagggcagCTGGATGAGGGTGGAGCCTGGGGGGCGGGTCTGATGTAACCTTGAACCTGGACCCCTTCAACCCACCCATTCAGCCCTTCCCTTTCTCTACCCAGAGCTCAGCCTGCCCTGATGCCCTCACTCTTACCCAGGGTTTGGCCATGACCAGGGGGTCCCAGGGGGCCAGTGGGAGCACTCGGAACACCACCAGGCTGTGTGCCAGAATCTGggcagggagacagagacagtggCCCTGAGGTAGGTAGGGCCAAGGCCTAACTATATCCTTCTGAGATCAGGCATACTTCAGGCCCATAATCCCCCAATCAGAAAGCCTGCCTTTCCCTCCATCTAAACAGGGAGAGGTGCTCCCTtcaccacacaaacacacctcCAAAGACAAACCAACCCCCACACCCCCCACATCTGTCTACTTAAGCTTCTGCTCTGGTCCCCAGGCTACCACCACCAGCATGtgcctctcccttccccaccctgttCCCTCACACCTCAGCATGAACCTCCCTCATCATGCTGATCCTGCTCTTCTCGCCAGCAACTATTCTCACCTTGAATGTTCATGTGCATCATGACCACGGGTTCCACACTCTGGTGGGAAATCCGGATGACCCTCGGGTGGCTGGTGGCTGGCGGGGGAGCTGGACCTGGCGGGGGAGCCCCCTCAGCTGAGGACTCGACATTGGTAGAAGACGGAGCCACGGATGAGGCCTGCCCAGGACCAGGGGGAGGTGCCTCTGCATTGGGAGTCGGGGGGGGCCGAGTCCCATTTCCTGTCAtggtcacagtggttcccacatTGATCTGAAAAAGACAGATGGACAGGCAGACGTGAGAAAAGTACAAGAGCCTAACCAAGAAAACCTCATGATAAACCTCTAAAGTATCTCCAGCCTTCATCACCATGTTTCCAGTCTCCTCCTTTCCTAACCTCCTTCAGGCCCAGTAGCTACCCTGGGTCACTCTATCAACACCCCTCACTCTCCCTCAGGCCAGACTCCCCCTAACCCACCTGTATGGGAATGGCTGCCTGCTGGACCTAACCCACCTGTATGGGAATGGCTGCCTGCTGGAGCACCATGGGGGTGGTGTAGTGAGACATAGGCCGGACCACATGCAGGTGTCGTGGGGGCGTGCAGGCCAGATTGCAGCGCAGGTCAGACAGTGCAACAAAGGTGTTGCCCAGCAGTCGCAGGCTCTCCCCTACCAAGTTGATCAACCGCTGATCCTCCTCCCGGCCCTCGTGCTGCGCACGCCAGCCAAacacaaaaaggcagaaaatatcaAGCTGGAGTCCATCTCACTAATAAAAGCAATAATGCCTACTGAGAATACCATGTCCTCCAAAACTTTCAGTTATATCCTTGGAAGTTTATATGTAGACCAAATCTTTGCAAATAAATTATATCTTATTCACATAAGGAACATCCTATTAAAACACTACAATGAATCAGTAAGTCATCATATACTGATCTCCTGTactttacattttctaaattcaTTCAGGGGCACAAGGGGTACGAGGACAGTGCTTACAGCAAAGATTACCACCTTCTCTGTAAGGGAGGACAAAATCACTTACAGTATAGAGGGAAATTGTTTTGTTgcaatgtgtgtttttttgttttgttttgtttttgagacagtctcgctctgtcacccaggctagagtgcagtagtgcaatctcggctcactgcaacctcctcctcccgagttctagcgattctcctgcctcagcctcctgagtagctgggattacaggtgtgcaccactaagtccagctaatgtttatattttcagtagagatggggttgcaccatgttggccaggctggtctcaaactcccgatctcagatgatccgcccaccttggcctcccaaagtgctgggattacaggcgtgagccactgcacctggccctgttgCAATGTTTTTCCAGGGAGGGAAAGAGTTATCTGTATTTCAGCCTGTTCTGTTTTGGGAGTACTGGGGCTGAGGAGAAAGGGCAGGGCCATCAAAGGGCTCACATTGTTATTGTAGTCCGTGGTGGCAGCAGCACCCAGAACCTCGTAGTAGCGCTGCAAGAAGGGCTGGAGGCGACTCTCCAGCCGCTGTAGCTCCTGGAGCACCTCGACATACTCCGCAGGGGAAGGATGGCTGTGGACAAACCCAAGCGGCAATGAGCCAAAGCTTTCCTCAGATTCCCACCCTCACAGTCAACAGGGACCACATGTGCCCTCTTTCTCCCTGGTCTCCCAGAGCCCTGGCCCAATCCTTCTCTGGACCAGCAGAGCTTCTATTctcttcaacctccgcctcccaggttcaaacgattctcctgcctctgcctcccaagtagctgggattaagttgcctgccaccacacccggctaatttttgtttttttgtttttgagacagagtctcgctctatcacccaggctggagtgcagtggtgcgacctcggctcactgcaagctccgtctcccgggttcacaccattctcctgcctcagcctcccgagtagctgggactacaggtgcccgccaccatgcccagctaattttttgtatttttagtagagacggggtttcatcatgttagccaggatggtctcgatctcttgacctcatgatccacccgcctcggcctcccaaagtgctgggattacaggcgtgagccaccgtgcccggcctgtattttttagtagagacggggtttcaccatgttggccaggctggtctcgaactcctgacctcaggtgatctgcccgcctctgcctcccaaagtgctgagattacaggcatgagccactgcacccagccaaagctTCTATTCTTTACTCCCACCCATGAGAGGATAGGGAGAAGAAAATGAACTGCTCCCACCCTACCCACCACAATCCTGCACCTACAATGGTGAGAGACTAATTCTAAGAAAGAGAGCAGGCCTTCGTGAACTCAGAGGAGAATTCCGATCAGGCTCAGGAAATACCATTTGGATTTCCTTGCCGTAGGGAGAGCAGCAGTTCTTCTCAGCTGCCTGTCCTAGCGTCATTTACCCATACCGAGAGAGCCCCTCCTCGCCCCTCAATGCTAACCCTTCAACTAAGACCTCCAAGTAATCCTTTCCCTCCCTTGCCATGGTTCATTTCCTTCTCCCCATACTTCACTTAGGATTCCCCACCCACTAAAGATTCCCTCCATCTCTCACTTGGGTGCATTTGTTTCCGGGGCAGGTGTTGGGCCTGCTGGGGCTGGGCCAGGAGTGAGCTCCGGGTTCTGGGCTGGGGCACGCTCCTCCACTTCTTCTGCCTCCATGGGCTCCCGGGGAGGTGCTTCACTTTCAACTGGTTCTGATGTTTGAGAGCTCAAGGCTACTGGCTCCGGGGTCACAGCCGGTGGCTGCGGGGGCGGCTGACTGTGCTGCGGTTGGGGCCCTCCTCGACACTGAAGGTAGGGGAGAGTCAGGATACCAAAGGCAGGATAAGACTGCTGCAGAGGATTACTCTACAGGAGACTGAACAGAGAAAGTATCCTAACTAGACTCCCTGAAGGCATGGCTCTGCAATTTTATCTCCGACTCGCTAGCAACTAGCATAAGACTGACACAAATTAGATGCATAATaagcatctgtaattttttttttttttttgagacagagtctcgctctgttgcccaggctggagtgcagtggcatgatctcagctcactgtaacctccgcctcccaggttcaagaaattctcttgcctcagccttctaagtagccaggactacaggcgcgtgccaccacacccaactaatttttgtacttgtagtagagacagggtttcaccatgttggccaggctggattggaactcctgaccacacGTTATCCCCCTGCCATGGCgacccaaaagtgctgggattacaggcgggagccaccacgcccggccacagcatctgtaatatttgtaaataaatttctAACAAAGAGTAGAGATTGTGGTTTCCTTTCCTCCACAAATTGGTCTCCCAGCCTCCACAAGTTAAGAGTGTAGAATCCTTTAATTGAAAAGAGATGCCATGAGACTAAGTCTGAAACAAACTCCCCAGATACCAGGCACCAAGAGGATTGGCAGAAATGAGAGAGCCTCACAAAGATACTTTTTCTGCCCAAAAGAATGAATACTGCAAAGAAGACTAGATTATGAAGGCCAAACCCTGTGGATGTGGCCagtgaagccctaactcccaggctgagagaaaagggagagggagggtggaGAGAGACCCTAGCCAGCCTTGCCCACTCACCTCCATCCGGGATAGTAAGGTCTGTATATCCCTGATCATGTGCTGAGCCATCACCAGCCGTACCCGGGGCTCACTCTACAATGAGAGAAGGTTTATCAGGGTAGGTTACAGATGAAGCCATGAGTTCCACCACCTACTAAATCAGGTCCCAGCCATCTCTCAGCCAGGtccaccccacctcccagcctccttcTCCCAGATCCCCTTCCCTGACCCTCGGAGGCCCCTCAATACCTGAATCGGGGCCTGTTCCATGTTGATGTGAACATCCACAGCAGAGCCGTCACTCTGGGGAAAGGGTAAGGGAAGTTGTTCTGGGAGAAGCCAACACTAAGGCCTCCACACCTCCAATTCATTCCCTGGAGCCCTACCTCCTTTTCTCCTTAAAGACTGAGACCAATAGCACACCACAGGGCCCCCTGAACCCAAtctaaagatggaagcatctatcTTATTAATTCCCTGGTGCTACCACAACCAAAGCTACCCGCAAAAGCCCTCCCCTGTGGAACATAAGCTTACAGGAAGATTGAAGGTTCCAACCATGACATAGCTGTTGGCATTCCGGTCATGAACAGAGGCCCCAGGCCCCCGAGTACCAGGGGGGGGTCCCCCACCATGAGTGGCTGAGGCAGACCCCGTCCCAGAAGATGCCCCAGAAGGGAGGTGAGTCTGAGGAGGAGCCCGTTCCACCAGGTGGATAACCTTTCCCCCAACATCTGCAGAAAAATAGACACACACCAAAACATAGTATGAACAGGTAAACCCATGGCCTCAGTTCATCCCTCCAGACAGTAGCCCCAACCTCTGAACTGCCTCCCCAGCCCCCTTACTGTATTCCTGAAGCTTCTTATCATCTTGCAGAACTCGTCCCTGGTAAATGAGCCGTTGTTTTTCAGATGGGATGCTGACAGAGGCAGCAATGTGCTCCTTAAACTCTTTTACATTCATCTGAAAAGAAGAGGCATGCacaggaatggaaagaatggaggaaagaggaagaacaaaGACAGACAACCGAGTTGTGGAGGTGAGGGGTAAAAACCACCACAAAATCACTACCCGTTTGTCTTGACTGTGAGATCATTACTGTGCAAACCCTTAAACTAAAGTAACAGCT
This DNA window, taken from Pan paniscus chromosome 5, NHGRI_mPanPan1-v2.0_pri, whole genome shotgun sequence, encodes the following:
- the BAG6 gene encoding large proline-rich protein BAG6 isoform X9, which encodes MEPNDSTSTAVEEPDSLEVLVKTLDSQTRTFIVGAQMNVKEFKEHIAASVSIPSEKQRLIYQGRVLQDDKKLQEYNVGGKVIHLVERAPPQTHLPSGASSGTGSASATHGGGPPPGTRGPGASVHDRNANSYVMVGTFNLPSDGSAVDVHINMEQAPIQSEPRVRLVMAQHMIRDIQTLLSRMECRGGPQPQHSQPPPQPPAVTPEPVALSSQTSEPVESEAPPREPMEAEEVEERAPAQNPELTPGPAPAGPTPAPETNAPNHPSPAEYVEVLQELQRLESRLQPFLQRYYEVLGAAATTDYNNNHEGREEDQRLINLVGESLRLLGNTFVALSDLRCNLACTPPRHLHVVRPMSHYTTPMVLQQAAIPIQINVGTTVTMTGNGTRPPPTPNAEAPPPGPGQASSVAPSSTNVESSAEGAPPPGPAPPPATSHPRVIRISHQSVEPVVMMHMNIQDSGTQPGGVPSAPTGPLGPPGHGQTLGSTLIQLPSLPPEFMHAVAHQITHQAMVAAVASAAAGQQVPGFPTAPTRVVIARPTPPQARPSHPGGPPVSGTLGAGLGTNASLAQMVSGLVGQLLMQPVLVAQGTPGMAPPAAPATASASAGTTNTATTAGPAPGGPAQPPPAPQPSTADLQFSQLLGNLLGPAGPGAGGPGVASPTITVAMPGVPAFLQGMTDFLQATQTAPPPPPPPPPPPPAPEQQTMPPPGSPSGGAGSPGGLGLESLSPEFFTSVVQGVLSSLLGSLGARAGSSESIAAFIQRLSGSSNIFEPGTDGALGFFGALLSLLCQNFSMVDVVMLLHGHFQPLQRLQPQLRSFFHQHYLGGQEPTPSNIRMATHTLITGLEEYVRESFSLVQVQPGVDIIRTNLEFLQEQFNSIAAHVLHCTDSGFGARLLELCNQGLFECLALNLHCLGGQQMELAAVINGRIRRMSRGVNPSLVSWLTTMMGLRLQVVLEHMPVGPDAILRYVRRVGDPPQPLPEEPMEVQGAERASPEPQRENASPAPGTTAEEAMSRGPPPAPEGGSRDEQDGASAETEPWAAAVPPEWVPIIQQDIQSQRKVKPQPPLSDAYLSGMPAKRRKLRSDIQKRLQEDPNYSPQRFPNAQRAFADDP